A genomic window from Cloacibacillus evryensis DSM 19522 includes:
- the tnpB gene encoding IS66 family insertion sequence element accessory protein TnpB (TnpB, as the term is used for proteins encoded by IS66 family insertion elements, is considered an accessory protein, since TnpC, encoded by a neighboring gene, is a DDE family transposase.), with protein sequence MLECSGKEIYLVCGATDMRKGLDGLAAIANLRFACVSFGSAMFIFCNKSRNRVKIIEWDGDGFWLYQKRLERGTFPWPPDGYGKRISVTGEEFSCLFAGTKLRRKLSMSEVFPAASVQDNSRNCKSLI encoded by the coding sequence ATGTTGGAGTGTTCCGGCAAGGAGATATATCTGGTCTGCGGCGCCACTGATATGCGTAAGGGGTTGGATGGCCTCGCTGCTATCGCAAATCTGAGATTTGCCTGTGTTTCTTTTGGATCCGCCATGTTTATTTTCTGCAACAAGAGCCGCAATCGCGTGAAGATAATCGAATGGGATGGGGACGGTTTTTGGCTTTATCAAAAGCGTCTTGAGCGTGGTACGTTCCCGTGGCCCCCGGATGGGTATGGGAAGAGGATAAGTGTCACCGGCGAGGAGTTTTCCTGTCTGTTTGCCGGAACGAAGCTGAGGCGTAAGCTCAGCATGAGTGAAGTGTTTCCCGCAGCGTCGGTCCAGGATAATAGTCGGAATTGCAAGTCCTTGATATGA
- a CDS encoding ATP-binding protein produces the protein MIMGATGVGKSYLACALGTAACRNRYSCRYTRTPELLDQLAMAGTDGSVRQIIQQYRKPRLLILDEWLITRISHGGLEDIFEIMECRSTEQRSTIFCSQIETSEWLAALGNSLMAESLMDRIIHCSYKNRASRRLNEEEKRIEVYSSQYSRNEITHLNEWARRRYGGLVCYGTEFHDLRNGGLFGA, from the coding sequence ATGATCATGGGAGCCACCGGAGTGGGGAAAAGTTATCTCGCATGCGCGCTGGGAACGGCGGCCTGCCGCAACCGCTATTCCTGCCGTTACACCCGAACGCCGGAACTGCTGGATCAGCTTGCGATGGCGGGGACCGATGGCTCTGTACGCCAAATTATACAGCAATACAGAAAACCCCGGCTCCTTATCCTGGACGAATGGCTTATAACCCGGATCAGCCATGGAGGACTTGAAGACATCTTTGAAATAATGGAGTGCCGCAGCACAGAACAGCGCTCGACCATATTCTGCAGTCAGATAGAGACCTCGGAATGGCTGGCTGCGCTCGGCAATTCGTTGATGGCCGAAAGTTTAATGGACAGGATCATTCATTGTTCGTATAAAAATCGTGCTTCACGGCGACTCAATGAGGAAGAAAAAAGGATTGAAGTCTATTCAAGCCAGTACAGCCGAAATGAAATAACGCATCTCAATGAATGGGCTCGCCGTCGTTACGGTGGGCTCGTTTGCTACGGAACAGAATTTCATGACCTGCGGAATGGTGGGCTCTTTGGAGCGTAG
- a CDS encoding ATP-binding protein produces MISQQTINQLHDMHLSFLAGDIKERQADASFCELSFDEQITVIVDREWHRRRSKRITDLIREGQFCYNSASVLEIDYAQERGLVKSR; encoded by the coding sequence ATGATTAGCCAGCAGACGATAAACCAGCTGCATGATATGCACCTCAGTTTCCTCGCCGGCGACATCAAGGAGCGACAGGCAGACGCTTCTTTCTGCGAACTCAGCTTCGACGAGCAGATAACCGTCATTGTGGACAGAGAGTGGCATAGGAGGCGCAGCAAGCGCATTACAGACCTTATAAGGGAGGGGCAGTTCTGCTACAACAGCGCTTCAGTGCTTGAGATAGACTATGCACAGGAGCGCGGACTGGTAAAAAGCAGATAA